The Candidatus Zixiibacteriota bacterium genome contains the following window.
ATTTTGTAGACTAATCTCTCCTTCGTCAATAATCTTAACAGGTCGGAGGCTAGGCAAAACCTTTATTCCAACTTTTTTCGCTTCCCCTGGTCCTATTTCGATTTGGAACTCCTCCTGCTCCAGATAATGGTGGGCCGGCAGGTTCTGATTGTAGACTTTCAGAGTCCATTTGCCTGATCTCATATTGTCAAAGGAAAACCCACCTTCTTCATCCGTAACCTGCTGTAAAATTTCTTGTCCTTTAGTAATTTGTACTATAATGCCCTTTAACCCCAGTTCCTTCTCCTTCACCTCGCCGGAGCCTTCCAAAAACAGACTGTTGTTAGGTATACCATCCTCGTGATTCAGCTTTTTATTGGAGTCGCTTGCAAAAACTGCCACCGTGCCTGAGATTGTACAATAGCTCACCACACCAATCTCGATCTCAGTGGTTTTCCCACCTTCTACTTCTACTAGGATGGGGAGCCTTTCGCTGGTGACTCGATTGAGTCCGATTGAGCTCATCTCTACCTGGAGGCGGTGGGCTCCCGGGACCAGTGAAGGAAATATGAACTCGCCGTTATTGTCTGTGATCGCGGTCGCTCCATTAACTGTTAGAAGGACTTTTGGAATGGGTGGTCTTCCTGGTTTTTCTTCATCATAAACCCTGCCCTTAAGAACTCCTGTGCTCTTCTTCTTGCTTACAGGTATTTTTCCATGAATGGTATACATCAAAAAAAACAAGAGCTCTTCCTTTCTGTTCTCTCCACTCTTAGACCATTGAGTTCTAAAAATTAGTGCATGGCGATTTTTAAAGGCATAGGTAAAAGTGGAAAAAATATCGTCTCTTTCCTCGCTTCTTTCAGAACCAGCCTTCTCCTTCCTATAGTCAAGGCTAAAAGAAATGATATCCCTAATATTCCAAGAACTCGAAATACCGAGGCTTTTCGTTCTTTTCGGGCTCCCGGCAAAGCTACCATGCCCAATTCTGGTGTAAAGGCTGTAGCTGTGAATGTAACTCGGACGAAAAGAGGCATAAAGGCCATACCTTTCTAAATTATCACTCCCTTTAGCTAAGAGCTTGTCTTCAAATTTCCCTCTTTCGATCTGCGTACTTAGGCTTAATTTGCCAAACGTCTGGTCTAGCTCCAATCTCCATTTTTCTTCCTCATAATTGTAATTTGCCGGAAAGAGATAATCTTTCCTGATCAAATGTTCGTGGTCCAAAGAAATGTGAGTCCCGAATGGAAGAGAATATCTCATGCCTGCCCAGTAGGCTTTTTCTCGGTTAGCTATCCCTCTGGTGGAGTCAATCTCGAGATTATTCTTATAGCTACGAAAACCGAGGTTTCCCAGCAGTTTACGGTAGATTGGAAAGGTTAGTGTTCCGTTACCATAATCAGTATCATTGTAGTAACCAAAATACTTTGATCCCGCATAAATGTTTTCAAAAGAGTATGTGACCCGGCTACGTAGCTGGCCCTGAAGAGCCATTCTAAAGGCTAACCCATTAGATTTGTCTTCCCTATCACTTTGGCAGAAACCAAACTCCAGGTCAAGGTCGAAGGCCTGATTTGGCTTCATTTCTGCCTGAATACTGTATATTCTCGAGTCATAGTCTTTAGAAGTAAAGGCTGATCCTGTGGTTTTGCTCAAGAAGGTACTCTTTATCTGAAGCTTGTTATTGAATTGATATGTAAGATAGGCTCCCACTTGCTTTTTCTTTGGTTCTCCCCATCTAGTCTCCAAATAGAAAGCTCCGCTTCCAAACTTCCCGTGATAAATATTCGCCTCCACCCCCCTCCCATAGCTTAGTCTTTCAGTTAAGGGGGAAAGAGAATAACTCCTGTCGCCAAAATGCAGGTCTAAATGTTTTTGATGGTAACTTAGCCGATACTCATCTCTGTACCCGTATCTGCTGACCTCTTGGATATCAGGAAAACGAAAGAGAAAATCAACCCCTCTTTTACCCTCTTCATCCAGGCTGCCGCGACCGGAAAGCTCTGCTTGAAAGTCACCTTTTCCTGCTTGGCCTGCACCAATTAATGCTACTTTGATGGGTAATTTATGGTAAGGGTCAAATTCGCCGGTTACCCGAGGAATAACGTCTACAGATACCGTTTGACAGGCAGAAGTGGCACCCCTTTTCAATTCTTCGGTCTCAACCTTTATTTCAACAATATTTTTGATTCTCTGTTTTAATTTCTCATCTGTCTTTATCTCAAGCTTTATAGATTGGGACTTTCCAGCTTCCAAAGTTAACTCAGATGGTTCCATCTTAAGGGGAAAGGCTGGATTTGATTTTGCAGCGAGTTTCATGCTGCTACTTCCATTGCCTTTGTTAACCAGGCTAAAACTTACCTCATAAACCTCTCCGGCGATCACGACTTCGGGTCTTGATTCTACTATGATTTCTAGATTTACTACCGGCAAAACCATAACCGATATACTATCGCTGTCTGCGATATTATAATCCCTCTGACTTCTGATCGAATAGCCAATCTGGTAGCGTCCTGCAGGAGAGGATAGAGGAACGAAGAACGCGACTACTCGAACTTGTTGTTGCTCTGGTTTTAGCTTTAAAGAAAATTCGTTCGCGGCAACCTTCTGCCAACCATCTGGCAGCTTGAGTTCTTCGGCGAAGTCTTCCTCCTCACCGGTATAGTTGGAGATTAGGAAGCTTCCGGTAATGATTCTACCTGGTTCCACCTCCACGATTTCAGGAGAGCTCGATCTCACTCTAACCCCACGGCTCTTATCTTCAGCCAGGGTTAAAGAAAATAAAAGAGTAAGAAAACAAAGAGATAAAAATGAAATCTTTTTCATTGCTCAATTTCTAAATCATATTGGGCACCGAAGACATATTCGTCTCCGTTGTCGACCATCACCAAGGCTTTATACTTCCCTATTGGAACATCGCCTAAATCAATCTTATGTCTTATAGAACAACCCGGATAGATGCGCAGCTGACGATTTCCAAAGCGCCCCATATTTTTACCGCCCTTATCATAAAGCTCTACCCAGAGAGTCGGACGAAGCCACCTTTCCCCGATATTCTCAATATCCATTTGAAGAGTTCTCCTCCCATCCTGGCTGATTAGCTTCTTATCCAAAAACTTTATCTTACGGTCTCCGGTATCACCGATATTGGTAACGATCTGAATACCGTAACGCAATACAGTCTTAATACCCAACTTTACCTTTCCCGTTTCATCTTCAATATCTTTTGAACCTGTCTCGGAGGTAGGTTCTACCATTAACATACTCCAGTATGTGCCAATCAAGTCCGGTTGCTGGGGAACTTCGATGATATAATAGACCGATGCCATTTCTTTTGGTGGGATAGTTAGACGAGTTGGGCTTATCGAAAGCCAGCCTGCATTAGAACGAGGGATTCTTCCCGATTCACCGTAGATGTTGCTCCCATCTGCATAGAACAGATAATCAGTCTTATAGATGGTCACCTCCCAGGAAGTTTCTCCTGTATTCTTTAAAGTAACCTTTCCTTCAAATTTCTCTCCAGGTTGCATGGTCTTTTCACGTGTGAGTTCTCCAATCAGCGAAACACCTGCAAAAGAAGACTCGCCTAAAACAAAGAGAATCAAAAACAGACAAGAAATCCTCTTCATTATTCCTCCTTATTGAATATCAACTACAGTGAAGGTAATAGTTGTGCTACGGTTACCTGGTGTAATACCTACCGACATTCCGGTTAATTTATATTGAACAGTTATATTGTTTCTGTCCCCGCGGCCTTCGAAGAATTGTGAATCAATTGTTGGATTGATTTCAGTATAAGAGAGCCCCCCAGATATACTACCTCCGCCCGTTCCATCTGAGGTTCTCCTTACATAAAGTATAAGACTGATAGGCCAGCTACCAGTATCATCCCTCTTCACGTCTACTTTCCATTCGTCTTGATCGTCTATGCAATTAGAGATATTTATGGTGCTAGCATTTGTGCTGCTTTCATATGTGTCAACTAGGTTACTACCCGCTCCGGAGATCAAATCCGCCTCATTGACTGTTTTACTCCATCCACCGGTCGCAGATATATCTATCCCTTCAGCCTCAGTCAAAAACAACAAAAACAGACCTACGAGAAAAAATAATCTCACTAAAAGAATGATGAGTGGGGTGGCTTGGCTTCCCAGCCACCCCAGGTTTGTCCTTGACTTACTAACCATCTGTCAGAGTAAGTGTTACTGTTCTTTGTGCCTGGCTTACCACGCCAGCAGCGACTGTAGCAGACAATGTATAAGTTATTGACAGGCCACTCTGTACTACCGTACTAATCCCCGTGACCAGATCTGCAGCAGTAGCCAACAAAGTCACATAGCCGCTGCTGGAACCCCCTGTTGGAGCTCCCAGGTTTACCTGCAGAGTAATATTGGCCGGCATATTGGTATTAATTGCCCCGGTCATCTTTTTGTTGCTTCCATTAGTGGTCACAGCCCAGGTTGTGGTATTATCCGCATCAGCAACCGGCTGGGAACCTGCGGTTGCAGTGTTAACGTCCAGGTTGCCAGGATTTCCGCTGGTGGAAATCTCATTAATGGCACTGACCTCAAATGTAACCGTTTGCTGAGCGGTGTTTGCGGCTATCGCCAGATTACATATGACAAGCACAAGCCCCAACACAACCATACTAACCATTAACTTCCTCATCTTTCTCACCTCCTGCCGCCCCCCTATGGTTTTACTTTTACTTTACAAACTAATGACAAAACATCATTTTGTAGTGTCGGAAGCCTGCAGAAAATCTAGTTGGATTATTGAAGGTAAGTCCACCCATCTTGTTGAGCAAATATCTCACTTGCTTCTAATCCATAATAGATAATCTTTCTAAGGCAGACTCGATGAAATCAGATCCTCCTTTCCTCTTAAAGATTAAGCAGATACTATACTTACATTCCTAGCAACTTTCCTTTGCTCTTATTATCGGTTTTGTTTTCGAGACCTTTAAGGCATAAGGAAGGGATTATATAGGTTAATTTTTTAGTCAAGATACTATATAAACCCGGCAAGATGCCGAATAGATTAACAACGTCGTGAGATTTTAGAGATCTATTCAAGATCAAAAAGTTTGTGTCTTCTGAAATGCGAAATTAAAATCCAGGTTACTGGAATTTTTCTGTCACCGTTTGGCGATAATGAGAAGCTGAAATCAATGGAGAAAAAAATAGCTACTGAGGTTATCCAGAACATCATCCTGACTTAGGTACCAGTATGCTTGAATTCATGAGGTGATAGAAAAAAGTAACCTATCAGAAAGGAGGTTGTAGATGCCAGAGTTAAGAAAAGATATAGTGACCAGAGAGTGGGTTGTTTTGGCTAAAGAAAGAGCAAAACGGCCTTCAGATTTTGCGCAAGAAAGGAAAATGCGAGTGATTCAAAAATATGATGCCAAATGTCCTTTCTGTTATGGAAATGAAGCGCTCACCCCTCAGGAGCTTCTTGCCTATCGTAAACCTGAGACGAAGCCAAACACCCCTGGTTGGAGAGTGAGAGTTATCCCTAATAAGTTCCCGGCTTTGGATATGGAAGGTGAGCTTAATCGAAGAGACATTGAGATTTATGACACGATGGACGCTGTGGGTTCCCATGAAGTTGTTATTGAAACACCAGATCACGGAAAATTCATTTCCCATATGGAAGAGCAAGAGGTTGAGGATGTGATCATGGCTTATTGTAATCGTTATAAGGTTCTTAGAGAAGACCCGCGCTTGAAATATATCTTGGTCTTTAAAAACCACGGAGTGGAAGCGGGATGCTCTCTGGCTCACCCCCATTCTCAGATCGTTGCCACACCCATCATTCCGCAGAAGGTATGGGGAAAAATCAAAGGAGTGCAACAATATAAAGAATATAGAGACAGATGCGTCTACTGCCATATAATCGAACAAGAGATAAGAACTCGAGAACGCCTGATCACAGAAAACACAGGTTTCATTGCTTGTACTCCGTTTGCGTCTCGTTCACCATTTGAAACCTGGATTATCCCAAAGACTCATAGATCTTGTTTTGCCGACATGTTCAGACTTGAAGTGATGGAGTTTGCCCAAATTTTAAAGGAGACCATGTCGCGTCTTTATTATGGGCTTATTGATCCGCCTTATAATTACGCACTATTAACTGCCCCTTGTGATTCTGATATGCTCGAGGATTTTCATTGGCATTTAGAAATAGTTCCGCGACTAATCACACCAGCGGGATTTGAAATGGGGACAAGCATCTATATTAACGTTGCCCCTCCTGAGCATGCGGCAAAATATTTGAGAGGGGTTACAATTCCAAAGGAGCAGGCTGTTACATTCTAGGGCACCTTGTGCTTACAGGTCTTTATCATAACTATGGGGAAATCGAAAGAGATGCTGGCATTGCTTCTCCACTGTCACTTAATACACTCACACTTTTTCTCTTCTTTCATTGTGGGCAGCGTTAAAGGAAAAGAAAGATTTTGAAGTCAACGTAAAAAAGTCGATACTGGGGGACAGGGATTCGAACCCCGGTTTTGTGGTCCAGAGCCACACGTCCTGCCTCTGGACGATCCCCCAGTGAAAGAATTATCGGTATCTGCCGATACTATATACAGCCATAAAGAGCTTTTTTTAAAATAAAACTTCAAACTTTTTTGTCAAGCATAATCTTGGAGGTTTTGTGGAAGAGTTAAAAAATATCTTAGTCGTAGATAACCACCAGAATATCCTGGAACTCCTTAGTAATCTATTGCAGATGTACAAATATCAAACCTTCTGTGCCCTGGATACTCAGTCCGCGCTAAAACTGCTGGATGAGGAAAAGGTCGACTGCGTAGTCACGGATGTGGAAATGCCCAAGCCTAATGGTTTCGACCTGCTGGATGAGATCAAGAATAGATACCCTCAGGTGCCGGTCATAATGATCTCCTCTTATGCCAATCCCAAAATGGAAAAACAGGCACATGAAAACGGGGCATCCGGTTTTACTGCCAAGCCTTTCAGCATCGAGACGTTGCAAAAGATGATCGAGAATGCTCTGGATAAAACCGTAAAGACCGAGAAAGTCCAGACTTGTTAGGAATTTCATCCAACCGGGACAAGTTGTGTTAAGTCCCTGATGATTACTGGAAAAGGTTTCAGCCATGCATTTTTAATGCTTAAGAACAGGATAAAATCTCTCATCGGTTTTATTATTTAACCCACCAAATTTTTCAGTGGCATTGATTCCAACAAATTTGTATATTCTGTAAAATTTAGATCTCATTGATTTTTATTGATAAGAGTAAGTTTTTTTTCTAAGACGATCTTTTTCAATTTAGGAAAACAAAAAATATGAACAAGCCTCCTTTAAGCCATCAAAAAGATTTCATCCGGGAGATCATCGACCAGGACCTGAAGACCAATAAATACGGCGGCAGGGTGCATACCCGATTCCCGCCGGAGCCGAACGGTTATTTGCACATCGGACATGCCAAATCGATCTGCTTAAATTTCGGCATTGCCAGAGATTATAATGGTCTGTGCAATTTAAGGTTTGATGACACCAATCCCACTAAAGAGGAAGTTGAATATGTGGAATCGATCAAAGAAGACGTGCGCTGGCTTGGATTCGACTGGGATGATCGGGAATATTATGCTTCTGACTATTTCGGTAAGTTGTATGAGTTCGCCCTGAAGTTAATCAAGAACGGAAAAGCATACGTTGATGACCAGAGTGCAGACCAAATCCGGGAGACCAGGGGCACTTTAACTGAGCCGGGAAAGGAAAGCCCTTATCGTAACCGTTCAATTGAGGAGAATCTGGACCTTTTCCAAAGGATGCAGAAGGGTGAATTCCCCGATGGCTCCAGAGTCCTTCGAGCCAAAATCGATATGTCTTCTGGAAATCTGAATATGCGGGATCCGGTTATGTACCGCATTTTACATGCCTCGCATCACCGAACAGGAGATAAGTGGTGCATCTATCCGATGTACGATTGGGCACATGGGCAGTCGGATTCTATCGAAGGGATCACCCATTCTATTTGCACACTTGAATTTGAGGATCATCGCCCCCTTTATGACTGGTTTGTTGAGCAATTGGGAATCCATCATCCACAACAGATCGAGTTCGCTCGATTGAACTTGAGTCATACAGTCCTGAGTAAGAGAAAGCTTCTGCAACTGGTAAATGAAAGTTATGTCAAAGGCTGGAATGACCCGCGAATGCCCACCATCTCTGGTTTTCGCAGGAGGGGTTATACGCCTGAGTCGATTCGCGATTTCTGCGACCGGATCGGAGTAGCAAAGAGAGACAGCGTGGTCGATATCGCCCTGCTGGAGCATTGCTTGCGTGAGGATTTGAATAAAAGAGCGCCACGGGTAATGGCTGTGCTCAGACCTCTTAAGGTAATTATCGACAATTATCCTGAAGATAAGGTTGAGGAGTTAGAGGCAGTCAACAACCCTGAAGATGAAAGTATGGGAACTCGCAAACTTCCTTTCTCACGAGTGCTGTATATCGAGCAGGATGATTTTAGAGAAGTTCCGCCAAAAGGATTTTTCCGACTTTCACCTGGGAACGAGGTCCGCCTGAAGCATGCTTACATTATTAAATGTGAACGTGTAGTCAAGGATGAGAAAAACGGAGAAGTAGTTGAATTGCACTGTACTTATGATCCGGAGACCAAAAGTGGGGGACCAAAATCCGATCGAAAAGTAAAATCCACACTCCACTGGGTATCCGCTCCGCACGCTCTTGAAGCTGAAGCACGTTTGTTTGACCATCTTTTCCTGATTTCCGATCCGGATGATGTCCCTGATGGACAGGATTTCAAAACCAACCTCAACCCGAAATCCCTTGAGGTCTTGACCACCTGCAAACTTGAACCCAGCCTGAAAAATGCAAAGCCAGGAGATAAATTCCAGTTCTTGCGCTTAGGCTATTTCTGTGTTGACCCGGATTCGACCAGAGAAAAACTAGTATTCAATCGAACAGTCCAATTGCAGGATACCTGGGCAAAAATGCAAAAAGCAGCAGGGAGCAGGTAGCAAGGAGCGTTTTGAGTTTGGGAATTCCGATTCCCAATACAGCAAAAAACATATTGACAATAATCGATAGTTGATTTATTCTAATAACGCCAACAGTAAAAAAGATAAATGCATGATTCTGTTGGATCTATTTCTAGACAGTTTGCGTGAAGATCGCGTAGTAGAGTCAGATTACCTACTCGAAATATAGGTTGAAAATGCCAGAGGCTGATCAATTATTCACGATAAGGGAAGCTAGTCAATGGGCAACAGGGCATTTGGGGAAGACTGTAACACCTGCAAACATTTCCTATCTCATCCAATACGGACGAATAAAGAAAATCGGATTTAATGGAACGACCCAGGTTTCCAAACAAGAATTAATCAGCTACTACAAATCTTACAACGGGTATAGAGAACTTTCATGGAAAGACCAACTCGGAAGGGACTTAAACTGGGCTTTATCTTTTGACCAATACAAAGAAGCTGAAACAACAAAGCATGTTCACCGACTTCATCCTTACAAGGGCAAATTTATTCCGCAACTTGTAGAGTATTTCCTCGACAGCCATACTGACAATTTTAAAAATCAAGCCTACTTCAAAAAAGGCGATATCGTTCTTGACCCTTTTTCCGGTAGTGGAACAACAATGGTGCAATCTTGCGAACTTGGAATGCACGCTATTGGAATTGACGTTTCTGCTTTCAATGCACTAATCGGAAACTGCAAAGTAACCAAATACAATCTGGCGGATGTTCAAACCGAAATCGACAGAATAACTAAAGCACTCAAAATATTCCTTTCCAGTTCGCACACACTTCAGTTTGAGGAAAAACTCTTGCAAGCACTCTACGAGTTTAACAACAAGCATTTTCCTGTCCCTGATTACAAATACCGATTGAAGCGTGGAGAAATCAACGAGGATAAATATGGCGCAGAAAAGGAAAAAGAGTTTTTACCAACATTCAACAAACTTGTAAAAGATTACAAAATCAAATTAAGACAAGATAAGACAGACACATTCCTTGACAAGTGGTACTCACAGCATATCAGAGGCGAAATTCATTTTATATTTGAAGAAATCAAAAAAATTAAAAATGCTAACACAAAAAAAATCATCAGCATCATCCTGAGCAGAACTATTCGCTCTTGTAG
Protein-coding sequences here:
- a CDS encoding carboxypeptidase-like regulatory domain-containing protein, translating into MKKISFLSLCFLTLLFSLTLAEDKSRGVRVRSSSPEIVEVEPGRIITGSFLISNYTGEEEDFAEELKLPDGWQKVAANEFSLKLKPEQQQVRVVAFFVPLSSPAGRYQIGYSIRSQRDYNIADSDSISVMVLPVVNLEIIVESRPEVVIAGEVYEVSFSLVNKGNGSSSMKLAAKSNPAFPLKMEPSELTLEAGKSQSIKLEIKTDEKLKQRIKNIVEIKVETEELKRGATSACQTVSVDVIPRVTGEFDPYHKLPIKVALIGAGQAGKGDFQAELSGRGSLDEEGKRGVDFLFRFPDIQEVSRYGYRDEYRLSYHQKHLDLHFGDRSYSLSPLTERLSYGRGVEANIYHGKFGSGAFYLETRWGEPKKKQVGAYLTYQFNNKLQIKSTFLSKTTGSAFTSKDYDSRIYSIQAEMKPNQAFDLDLEFGFCQSDREDKSNGLAFRMALQGQLRSRVTYSFENIYAGSKYFGYYNDTDYGNGTLTFPIYRKLLGNLGFRSYKNNLEIDSTRGIANREKAYWAGMRYSLPFGTHISLDHEHLIRKDYLFPANYNYEEEKWRLELDQTFGKLSLSTQIERGKFEDKLLAKGSDNLERYGLYASFRPSYIHSYSLYTRIGHGSFAGSPKRTKSLGISSSWNIRDIISFSLDYRKEKAGSERSEERDDIFSTFTYAFKNRHALIFRTQWSKSGENRKEELLFFLMYTIHGKIPVSKKKSTGVLKGRVYDEEKPGRPPIPKVLLTVNGATAITDNNGEFIFPSLVPGAHRLQVEMSSIGLNRVTSERLPILVEVEGGKTTEIEIGVVSYCTISGTVAVFASDSNKKLNHEDGIPNNSLFLEGSGEVKEKELGLKGIIVQITKGQEILQQVTDEEGGFSFDNMRSGKWTLKVYNQNLPAHHYLEQEEFQIEIGPGEAKKVGIKVLPSLRPVKIIDEGEISLQNK
- a CDS encoding site-specific DNA-methyltransferase encodes the protein MPEADQLFTIREASQWATGHLGKTVTPANISYLIQYGRIKKIGFNGTTQVSKQELISYYKSYNGYRELSWKDQLGRDLNWALSFDQYKEAETTKHVHRLHPYKGKFIPQLVEYFLDSHTDNFKNQAYFKKGDIVLDPFSGSGTTMVQSCELGMHAIGIDVSAFNALIGNCKVTKYNLADVQTEIDRITKALKIFLSSSHTLQFEEKLLQALYEFNNKHFPVPDYKYRLKRGEINEDKYGAEKEKEFLPTFNKLVKDYKIKLRQDKTDTFLDKWYSQHIRGEIHFIFEEIKKIKNANTKKIISIILSRTIRSCRATTHADLATLIEPITATYYCSKHGKMCKPLFSILKWWETYTKDTVKRLFQFDRLRTQTFQVCLTGDSRSIDIFKELGKKNLTFAELARKQKIKGIFSSPPYVGLIDYHEQHAYAYDLFGFKRKDELEIGPLCKGQSRESKQSYIEGITEVLNNCKKFLVEDYDIFLVANDKYNMYPKIAENAGMQIVNQYKRPVLNRTEKDKGAYSETIFHIKKK
- a CDS encoding glutamine--tRNA ligase/YqeY domain fusion protein yields the protein MNKPPLSHQKDFIREIIDQDLKTNKYGGRVHTRFPPEPNGYLHIGHAKSICLNFGIARDYNGLCNLRFDDTNPTKEEVEYVESIKEDVRWLGFDWDDREYYASDYFGKLYEFALKLIKNGKAYVDDQSADQIRETRGTLTEPGKESPYRNRSIEENLDLFQRMQKGEFPDGSRVLRAKIDMSSGNLNMRDPVMYRILHASHHRTGDKWCIYPMYDWAHGQSDSIEGITHSICTLEFEDHRPLYDWFVEQLGIHHPQQIEFARLNLSHTVLSKRKLLQLVNESYVKGWNDPRMPTISGFRRRGYTPESIRDFCDRIGVAKRDSVVDIALLEHCLREDLNKRAPRVMAVLRPLKVIIDNYPEDKVEELEAVNNPEDESMGTRKLPFSRVLYIEQDDFREVPPKGFFRLSPGNEVRLKHAYIIKCERVVKDEKNGEVVELHCTYDPETKSGGPKSDRKVKSTLHWVSAPHALEAEARLFDHLFLISDPDDVPDGQDFKTNLNPKSLEVLTTCKLEPSLKNAKPGDKFQFLRLGYFCVDPDSTREKLVFNRTVQLQDTWAKMQKAAGSR
- the galT gene encoding galactose-1-phosphate uridylyltransferase gives rise to the protein MPELRKDIVTREWVVLAKERAKRPSDFAQERKMRVIQKYDAKCPFCYGNEALTPQELLAYRKPETKPNTPGWRVRVIPNKFPALDMEGELNRRDIEIYDTMDAVGSHEVVIETPDHGKFISHMEEQEVEDVIMAYCNRYKVLREDPRLKYILVFKNHGVEAGCSLAHPHSQIVATPIIPQKVWGKIKGVQQYKEYRDRCVYCHIIEQEIRTRERLITENTGFIACTPFASRSPFETWIIPKTHRSCFADMFRLEVMEFAQILKETMSRLYYGLIDPPYNYALLTAPCDSDMLEDFHWHLEIVPRLITPAGFEMGTSIYINVAPPEHAAKYLRGVTIPKEQAVTF
- a CDS encoding response regulator; its protein translation is MEELKNILVVDNHQNILELLSNLLQMYKYQTFCALDTQSALKLLDEEKVDCVVTDVEMPKPNGFDLLDEIKNRYPQVPVIMISSYANPKMEKQAHENGASGFTAKPFSIETLQKMIENALDKTVKTEKVQTC